In Sphingobacteriaceae bacterium, the following proteins share a genomic window:
- the accC gene encoding acetyl-CoA carboxylase biotin carboxylase subunit, with amino-acid sequence MQKILIANRGEIALRIMRSAREMGIKTVAIYSEADRNALFVRYADEAVCVGPPPSAQSYLQGDKIIAICKELNVDAIHPGYGFLSENADFARKVRDAGITFIGPSPESMDLMGDKLSAKATAKKYKVPMIPGSEGAISDIKEAISVAKEVGFPLLIKASAGGGGKGMRLVEREEDIEQQMNMAVSEAISAFGNGAVFIERYATGPRHIEIQLLADNHGNCVYLFERECSIQRRHQKLIEEAPSSVLSPELRERMGKCAVDVAKACNYSGAGTVEFLVDDKLNFYFLEMNTRLQVEHPVSELITGLDLVKEQIKVARNEKLSFTQEDLKINGHALEVRVCAEDPTNNFLPDIGKLVVYKTPSGPGVRVDDSFEEGMEIPIYYDPMISKLIVHGKDRTEAIAKMIRAIDDYKIVGVETTLDFCKFVLKHDAFVSGKFDTGFIATHYKPEMLNVQNDELEEVAAIAASLIFSAGTQNVKTGEVTVKKSKWKTNRLN; translated from the coding sequence ATGCAAAAAATCCTTATAGCTAACCGCGGAGAAATTGCCTTGCGTATTATGCGCAGCGCACGTGAAATGGGAATTAAAACTGTAGCCATTTATTCAGAGGCCGATAGAAATGCGCTTTTTGTAAGATATGCCGACGAAGCTGTTTGTGTGGGACCTCCACCAAGCGCACAGTCGTATTTACAAGGCGATAAAATTATTGCAATTTGCAAAGAACTGAACGTAGATGCTATTCACCCAGGGTATGGCTTTTTAAGTGAAAACGCTGATTTTGCCCGAAAAGTAAGGGACGCAGGCATCACTTTTATCGGACCCAGTCCTGAAAGTATGGACCTTATGGGCGATAAACTCAGCGCAAAAGCCACAGCAAAAAAATATAAAGTGCCTATGATCCCGGGATCTGAAGGTGCTATCAGTGATATTAAGGAAGCCATTAGCGTAGCCAAAGAAGTAGGTTTCCCTTTATTGATTAAAGCCAGCGCCGGTGGTGGCGGAAAAGGTATGCGTCTTGTAGAACGTGAAGAAGACATTGAACAGCAAATGAATATGGCGGTAAGCGAAGCTATTTCTGCTTTTGGGAATGGCGCTGTATTTATTGAGAGGTATGCAACCGGACCCCGTCACATTGAAATTCAGTTATTGGCGGATAATCATGGCAATTGTGTGTACCTTTTTGAACGTGAGTGCAGTATTCAACGCCGTCACCAGAAACTTATCGAAGAGGCGCCCAGCAGTGTTTTAAGTCCTGAGTTACGTGAGAGAATGGGAAAATGTGCTGTAGATGTGGCAAAGGCTTGTAATTACAGCGGTGCCGGCACCGTTGAATTTTTAGTAGATGATAAATTGAATTTCTACTTCCTGGAAATGAACACACGTTTGCAGGTTGAGCACCCGGTATCTGAGCTTATTACCGGACTTGATCTGGTGAAAGAACAAATTAAAGTGGCTCGCAACGAAAAACTTTCTTTTACCCAGGAAGATCTTAAAATAAACGGACACGCTCTTGAAGTGAGGGTTTGCGCAGAAGATCCTACAAATAACTTTTTACCAGACATTGGCAAATTGGTGGTTTATAAAACACCATCGGGTCCGGGAGTACGTGTTGACGATAGTTTTGAAGAAGGAATGGAAATCCCTATCTATTACGATCCTATGATTTCAAAGCTAATTGTGCATGGAAAAGACCGCACAGAAGCCATCGCAAAAATGATTCGGGCCATCGACGATTATAAAATTGTAGGCGTTGAAACAACCCTTGATTTTTGTAAATTCGTATTAAAGCACGATGCTTTTGTAAGTGGGAAATTTGATACTGGTTTTATAGCAACCCATTACAAGCCAGAAATGCTGAATGTGCAGAATGACGAACTCGAAGAAGTAGCCGCTATAGCCGCTTCCCTTATTTTCTCAGCAGGAACACAAAATGTTAAGACCGGAGAGGTCACTGTTAAAAAAAGTAAATGGAAAACAAATCGCTTGAATTAG
- a CDS encoding PspC family transcriptional regulator: MISRISKWFEQRAFGVCQWLGKKMGIRTTTVRMYFIYLSFFTFGSPIIIYFILAFLLEHKNYFKPFYTRKRPSVWDID; this comes from the coding sequence ATGATCAGCAGAATTTCTAAATGGTTTGAACAAAGAGCTTTTGGTGTTTGCCAGTGGCTTGGTAAAAAAATGGGTATTCGCACCACAACGGTTAGGATGTACTTTATTTATCTTTCTTTTTTTACGTTTGGAAGTCCGATCATCATCTATTTTATTCTTGCTTTTCTTTTAGAGCATAAAAATTACTTTAAGCCTTTTTATACAAGAAAACGTCCAAGTGTGTGGGATATAGATTGA
- a CDS encoding twin-arginine translocase TatA/TatE family subunit, protein MVLNQFIAFLNLGGGEVVMIVLVILLLFGGKGIPTIAKTLGKGIREFKDATDGLKKDLRDSTSGITDQVTEHIQEVKKEIEKE, encoded by the coding sequence ATGGTACTGAATCAATTTATAGCATTTTTAAATTTAGGTGGCGGCGAAGTAGTCATGATCGTGTTAGTGATTCTGCTTTTATTTGGAGGAAAGGGAATTCCAACCATAGCTAAAACTTTAGGAAAAGGTATCAGGGAGTTTAAAGATGCCACCGACGGTTTGAAAAAAGATTTGCGGGATAGCACCAGCGGTATAACAGACCAGGTGACCGAACACATCCAGGAAGTAAAAAAAGAAATTGAAAAGGAGTAG
- the aroB gene encoding 3-dehydroquinate synthase, with product MAVIKSNGYSIFTGKDTFKFLNAFLAKNSYSSYFILCDENTLQHCLPLLITSCPKLAPAEIIEIEAGETSKSLEFSANIWQTLIENNADRNSLLINLGGGVVSDLGGFTASVYKRGIDFINVPTSLLAMADASVGGKNGIDFLNLKNVIGTFAQPKAVFVYTDFLDTLSERHFQNGLAEIYKIALISDKKFWQQLKVGLDPQTLCNKSIDLKNKLVLKDPFDRGIRNILNFGHTIGHALEALLLGSKNELLHGEAIIIGMMLESHIAFQKKLLGKTEFTELVSLFREHFTMLPIHDLTLQSILTHIKNDKKSLKNKFRFALIDKIGSCKINVEVTEAQIKKSFEYYIKLSRK from the coding sequence ATGGCAGTAATCAAATCGAATGGCTATTCCATCTTTACAGGGAAAGACACTTTTAAGTTTTTAAACGCTTTTCTTGCAAAGAACTCGTATTCCTCTTATTTTATTCTATGCGATGAGAATACTTTGCAGCACTGTCTCCCCCTGCTAATAACTTCCTGCCCGAAATTAGCGCCGGCTGAAATTATTGAAATAGAGGCCGGAGAAACAAGCAAATCTTTAGAGTTTAGCGCAAATATCTGGCAGACTTTGATCGAAAATAACGCGGACAGAAATTCTTTGTTAATTAATTTAGGTGGCGGTGTGGTAAGCGACCTCGGCGGTTTTACTGCTTCAGTATATAAAAGAGGGATTGACTTTATAAATGTTCCCACTTCACTCTTAGCTATGGCCGATGCAAGTGTAGGTGGAAAAAACGGAATTGACTTTCTGAATCTGAAAAACGTTATCGGAACTTTTGCGCAACCCAAAGCGGTTTTTGTATATACAGATTTTCTTGACACGTTATCTGAACGCCATTTTCAGAATGGTTTAGCCGAGATTTACAAGATTGCATTAATTAGCGACAAAAAATTCTGGCAGCAATTAAAAGTAGGACTCGATCCACAAACACTCTGCAATAAGAGCATAGACTTAAAAAACAAACTAGTTTTAAAAGATCCATTTGATAGAGGCATCCGTAACATTTTAAATTTCGGGCATACCATCGGCCATGCACTTGAAGCCCTCTTGTTAGGAAGCAAAAACGAGTTGCTGCATGGTGAAGCCATTATTATAGGGATGATGTTGGAGAGTCATATCGCTTTTCAAAAGAAACTTCTCGGCAAAACAGAATTCACAGAGCTAGTTTCATTATTTCGGGAACATTTTACGATGTTACCTATTCATGATCTCACATTACAAAGTATTCTTACTCACATCAAAAACGATAAAAAATCTCTGAAAAATAAATTTCGTTTTGCTTTGATCGATAAAATAGGCTCTTGCAAAATCAATGTAGAAGTCACCGAAGCGCAGATTAAGAAATCTTTCGAGTACTACATCAAACTCTCAAGGAAGTGA
- the tatC gene encoding twin-arginine translocase subunit TatC, giving the protein MAFFGSKKNTAEGVEMSFLQHLEELRWHLVRSAAVIVVFGIAAFCLNDFLFDTIIFGPLKQDFISYRALCALGYKIGAGDVMCMTVKPAHLQTLSASEQFFNHMWISLVTGLILAFPFVLWELWKFIRPALKNQEVGPVKIFVIIASFLFLVGIGFGYFLLFPMSYNFLVNYQVSSSGIVETQNTFDDYISLISTMVLVSGIIFEMPVLVYFLTRMTILTPQFMRKYRKHAVIIILIAAAVITPSPDVTSQMVVAIPMYLLFEISIFVSGWAIKKHKLNA; this is encoded by the coding sequence ATGGCTTTTTTCGGATCCAAAAAAAATACTGCAGAAGGGGTAGAAATGTCTTTCCTTCAACATCTCGAAGAGCTACGTTGGCACCTTGTACGCAGCGCCGCTGTAATTGTGGTTTTCGGAATCGCAGCATTTTGCCTCAACGACTTTTTATTTGATACGATAATTTTTGGGCCCTTAAAACAGGACTTCATTTCTTACCGGGCTCTTTGTGCTTTAGGGTATAAAATTGGTGCCGGAGATGTTATGTGCATGACTGTGAAACCTGCACACCTGCAAACACTCAGTGCTTCGGAACAATTTTTTAATCACATGTGGATCTCCCTTGTTACGGGTTTAATTCTTGCCTTTCCCTTTGTTCTATGGGAACTCTGGAAATTTATTCGCCCGGCTTTAAAAAATCAGGAAGTGGGTCCGGTTAAAATTTTTGTCATTATCGCCTCTTTTCTTTTTTTAGTTGGAATTGGGTTTGGATATTTTCTATTATTTCCAATGAGTTACAATTTTCTTGTTAATTACCAGGTATCATCCAGTGGTATTGTAGAAACACAAAATACTTTCGACGATTATATTTCTTTGATAAGCACAATGGTTTTGGTTTCAGGAATTATTTTTGAGATGCCCGTGCTGGTTTATTTTCTCACGCGCATGACTATTCTTACACCCCAATTTATGCGTAAATACCGTAAGCATGCGGTTATTATCATTTTAATTGCGGCGGCGGTTATCACTCCGAGTCCCGATGTTACTTCGCAAATGGTAGTAGCAATCCCTATGTATTTACTGTTCGAGATCAGTATTTTCGTATCTGGTTGGGCTATTAAGAAACATAAGTTGAACGCTTAA
- a CDS encoding FAD-dependent oxidoreductase, with translation MLDFIIVGRGLAATTLAHSFETHNLTFNMVGDENLSACSKVAAGIWNPVVFKRLTKSWLADEVVDHLNLFYSECESRIGVKVMTQRPILKPFTEDQEKALWLKKARTDLENFLDEKIHEASEKALTNFKITNGYGLVKNSGNLNVVLFLEASSRYFKDQIRDEVFDYHQLEITDEKVSYKGLEAKTIIFCEGYLVKNNPFFNWIPLKPAKGEIITIKAEGLTLKNEIFNRNGFLMDVSEETYKVGATYAWDDLTDQITSKGLEELKSKTRQMIQSDYSVVKHEAGVRPSSLDRRPIIGNHPFYKNAHVFNGLGTKGVMLAPYFSKNYVNFYLQKEPLHTEVDVKRFYHFYGKEK, from the coding sequence ATGCTGGATTTTATAATTGTTGGCAGAGGTCTTGCGGCTACAACGCTGGCTCATAGCTTTGAAACACATAACCTGACGTTTAACATGGTGGGTGATGAAAACCTGAGCGCTTGTTCTAAAGTGGCTGCGGGTATCTGGAATCCCGTGGTTTTTAAGCGCCTGACAAAAAGTTGGTTGGCTGATGAGGTGGTTGACCATCTCAATCTGTTTTATTCTGAGTGTGAAAGCAGGATAGGCGTCAAAGTAATGACTCAAAGGCCTATATTAAAGCCCTTTACAGAAGATCAGGAGAAAGCACTCTGGCTAAAAAAAGCCAGAACTGATTTGGAAAACTTCTTGGATGAAAAAATTCACGAAGCTTCAGAAAAGGCGTTAACTAATTTTAAAATTACTAACGGTTATGGCCTTGTTAAAAATAGTGGAAATCTGAATGTTGTCTTATTTTTAGAAGCTTCGTCCCGCTATTTTAAGGATCAGATCAGAGATGAGGTTTTCGATTACCACCAATTAGAAATTACAGACGAAAAGGTTTCCTACAAAGGACTGGAAGCGAAGACTATCATTTTTTGCGAAGGCTACCTTGTAAAAAACAATCCTTTCTTTAACTGGATTCCTTTAAAGCCGGCAAAAGGCGAAATAATCACGATTAAAGCCGAAGGACTAACCTTAAAAAATGAAATTTTTAATCGGAATGGTTTTTTAATGGATGTTTCTGAGGAGACTTACAAAGTAGGGGCGACGTATGCATGGGACGATCTCACAGATCAGATAACCAGTAAAGGTCTTGAGGAATTGAAATCAAAAACCAGGCAAATGATTCAAAGCGATTACTCGGTAGTAAAACACGAGGCCGGAGTACGCCCGTCTTCTCTCGATAGGCGTCCGATCATAGGAAATCATCCTTTCTATAAAAATGCGCATGTGTTTAATGGACTGGGAACAAAAGGAGTTATGCTGGCGCCGTATTTCTCAAAAAATTATGTAAATTTCTACTTACAAAAGGAACCGCTTCACACAGAGGTGGATGTAAAAAGGTTCTACCATTTTTATGGCAAAGAAAAATAA
- a CDS encoding succinylglutamate desuccinylase has product MQKTITINGQTIEPGETKTVVLNSYELHTQTKLEIPVVVIHSKEEGPAVLLSAGMHGEETNGIEIIRKVITNPEVQYLKRGTLIAIPVINVISFLFGSRDLPDGRDLNRCFPGNKRGSIGSRIAYDLMKHILPIIDFGIDFHTGGAKISNYPQLRCVFDFPDNVALAEKFSAPLIIDAPYREGTFRHEASLKGKPILVYEGGESMRFDYIAIQEGLNGCLRLMNSYGMINFESLGNASVKIKKDTWVRANSSGLFHMTVSNGAPVSKGDLLGIIHDPFGDEEEKMLSPTDGYIVGINNQPVVNQGDALIHIGIREE; this is encoded by the coding sequence GTGCAAAAAACTATTACGATTAACGGACAGACTATTGAACCAGGAGAAACAAAAACAGTGGTCCTGAATTCATACGAATTGCATACACAAACCAAGCTCGAAATTCCGGTGGTTGTTATCCATTCGAAAGAAGAAGGTCCGGCAGTGTTATTGAGCGCCGGCATGCATGGTGAAGAAACAAACGGGATTGAGATTATTAGAAAAGTCATTACTAATCCTGAAGTACAGTATCTTAAAAGGGGTACTTTAATTGCTATTCCCGTTATCAATGTTATTTCTTTTTTATTCGGAAGCCGTGATTTGCCTGATGGACGTGACCTTAACAGGTGTTTCCCGGGAAATAAAAGAGGATCAATAGGAAGTAGAATTGCTTACGATTTAATGAAACACATTTTACCAATCATTGATTTTGGTATCGACTTTCATACTGGCGGGGCTAAGATCAGCAACTATCCACAATTGCGTTGCGTGTTCGATTTTCCGGACAATGTAGCTTTGGCAGAAAAATTTTCGGCACCGTTAATCATTGATGCTCCTTACAGAGAAGGGACTTTTCGTCATGAAGCCTCTTTAAAAGGTAAACCTATCCTGGTGTACGAAGGTGGCGAAAGTATGCGTTTTGATTACATCGCGATCCAGGAAGGTTTAAATGGATGTTTACGTTTGATGAATTCTTACGGGATGATAAATTTTGAAAGCTTAGGAAACGCGTCTGTAAAAATTAAAAAAGATACCTGGGTTAGGGCTAATAGCAGTGGATTGTTCCATATGACTGTGAGTAATGGCGCTCCCGTATCAAAAGGTGATCTTTTAGGAATTATTCACGATCCTTTTGGCGATGAGGAAGAAAAGATGTTAAGCCCTACAGATGGCTACATTGTTGGGATCAACAATCAGCCGGTGGTAAACCAGGGGGATGCTTTGATCCATATAGGGATCCGGGAAGAATAA
- a CDS encoding 30S ribosomal protein S6--L-glutamate ligase has product MKIAVLSRNKGLYSTKRLIEAGENRGHEMVLLDHMKCVLVIEQGRPHIYFNGKEVVGVNAVIPRIGASATFYGSAVVRQFEMMKIFTAVESQALVRSRDKLRSLQILARAGIGIPKTAFASSPKDRDIDNVIENIGGAPCVIKLLEGTQGIGVILAENQKAAKSVVEAFLKLEANMLVQEFIKEAGGADLRVFVVDGQIVGSMKRQAKEGEFRSNLHRGGSASLIDLTAEERSTAIKSAKKLGLGIAGVDLLQSSRGPLVMEVNSSPGLEGIEGATGVDIAGKIIEYVERNEFTKPGE; this is encoded by the coding sequence ATGAAAATCGCTGTATTATCCCGCAATAAAGGTCTTTATTCTACCAAGCGTCTAATCGAAGCAGGTGAAAACAGAGGTCACGAAATGGTTTTGCTTGACCATATGAAATGTGTTCTTGTCATTGAACAAGGCCGACCGCATATTTATTTTAATGGTAAAGAAGTAGTTGGTGTCAATGCCGTTATTCCTCGCATTGGTGCTTCTGCTACGTTTTACGGATCGGCCGTTGTTCGCCAGTTTGAAATGATGAAAATATTTACCGCAGTTGAATCACAGGCATTGGTACGTTCGCGTGATAAGCTGCGTAGCTTACAGATTCTGGCCCGCGCGGGTATAGGTATCCCCAAAACAGCTTTTGCGTCTTCACCAAAGGATAGAGACATTGACAATGTAATCGAGAATATTGGTGGCGCACCTTGTGTAATCAAGCTATTGGAAGGCACTCAGGGTATTGGTGTTATCCTTGCAGAAAATCAAAAGGCCGCTAAAAGTGTTGTGGAGGCTTTTTTAAAATTAGAAGCGAACATGTTGGTGCAGGAATTTATTAAAGAGGCCGGGGGCGCTGATCTGCGGGTGTTTGTGGTAGACGGACAAATTGTGGGTTCTATGAAACGGCAAGCCAAAGAAGGAGAATTCAGAAGTAATTTGCATCGGGGTGGGTCTGCATCTCTCATTGATCTTACCGCCGAAGAGCGCTCAACAGCTATTAAATCTGCAAAGAAACTAGGACTTGGCATTGCCGGAGTCGATCTTCTGCAATCAAGCAGGGGGCCATTAGTAATGGAAGTTAACTCTTCGCCCGGATTAGAAGGTATTGAAGGCGCTACAGGAGTAGACATAGCCGGAAAAATTATTGAGTACGTTGAACGCAACGAATTTACGAAACCAGGTGAGTAA
- a CDS encoding purine-nucleoside phosphorylase gives MLEQIEFTTKSIREKTNNFLPSVGIILGTGLGGLVKEITAEFIIPYTDIPNFATSTVEGHSGKLIFGELGGKKVVAMQGRFHFYEGYTMQQITFPVRIMKALGVRTLCVSNACGGMNPTFEVGELMIINDHINLFPTNPLIGRNEASLGVRFPDMGETYKKTYVELGKQIAKENNIKISEGVYAGLTGPCFETPAEYRWLWRIGADVVGMSTVPEVIVAKHSGMDVFGISIVTDLGVEGKVQTVTHEEVLHIASLQEPKMTLIMKELVKRI, from the coding sequence ATGTTAGAACAAATAGAATTTACCACCAAAAGTATACGTGAAAAAACCAACAACTTTCTGCCTTCGGTTGGTATTATATTGGGCACAGGACTTGGCGGACTAGTAAAAGAGATCACAGCCGAATTTATTATTCCTTATACCGACATTCCTAACTTTGCGACCAGTACCGTAGAAGGCCACAGTGGCAAACTCATTTTCGGAGAACTGGGTGGAAAAAAAGTAGTGGCCATGCAAGGTCGCTTTCATTTTTACGAAGGTTACACCATGCAGCAGATAACTTTTCCTGTAAGAATCATGAAAGCTTTAGGTGTGCGTACACTTTGCGTGAGCAATGCCTGCGGTGGAATGAATCCCACTTTCGAAGTCGGAGAATTAATGATCATCAACGATCATATTAATTTATTTCCAACCAATCCACTCATAGGAAGAAACGAAGCCTCTTTAGGAGTGCGTTTTCCGGACATGGGCGAGACATACAAAAAAACCTATGTAGAATTAGGAAAACAAATTGCCAAAGAAAATAATATTAAAATCAGCGAAGGTGTTTATGCCGGTTTAACCGGACCATGCTTTGAAACCCCTGCCGAATACCGCTGGCTCTGGCGCATAGGCGCGGACGTAGTAGGTATGAGTACTGTTCCTGAAGTTATTGTAGCAAAACACTCCGGCATGGATGTTTTTGGAATCAGCATTGTTACCGATTTAGGTGTAGAAGGAAAAGTGCAAACCGTAACACACGAAGAGGTTTTACATATTGCCAGCCTTCAGGAGCCAAAGATGACGCTGATTATGAAAGAATTAGTGAAGAGGATCTAG
- a CDS encoding carboxymuconolactone decarboxylase family protein, translated as MSDQVKEFNEYRAKMNGVILAKDNLVIKRLFNLDTQTYSEGALNVKTKEMLGLVASMVLRCDDCIKYHLEKCKEQGCTTEEIYEIFAVANIVGGTIVIPHTRRGAEFWEELSK; from the coding sequence ATGTCAGATCAGGTAAAAGAATTTAACGAGTACCGCGCAAAAATGAACGGGGTTATTCTCGCAAAAGATAATTTGGTAATCAAACGTTTGTTCAATCTCGACACCCAGACCTATTCTGAAGGCGCTTTAAACGTGAAAACAAAAGAAATGCTGGGCCTTGTTGCAAGCATGGTTTTACGTTGTGATGATTGCATTAAATACCACCTTGAAAAATGTAAAGAACAGGGTTGTACTACTGAAGAGATTTACGAGATTTTTGCCGTAGCAAACATTGTGGGTGGAACCATTGTAATTCCACACACCCGCCGTGGCGCCGAATTTTGGGAAGAACTTAGTAAATAA
- the aroA gene encoding 3-phosphoshikimate 1-carboxyvinyltransferase translates to MRLKATNTIGQTSLSLSGSKSISNRLLVLSALLNSDQTVENLSTSEDTQLLQKALQQIKDQNQATIDIHHAGTDMRFLTAYLSVTPGEWMLTGSERMKQRPIGELVTALRTLGAEINYLEKENYPPLLIKGKTLNGGDIEIESSVSSQFISALLLIACKFKNGLKLNLKGKTVSQPYIDMTVELLKQTGIQVSQKEKTIQVIPFDHIPKVMPQYFVESDWSSASYWYSICALLPDSKIELTYFHPKSLQADSILPELYKNLGVKTIFKENAILLSSETVLAKEFYYDFTNCPDIAQTVAVTCFALGIRAELTGLSTLKVKETDRLFALKTELEKFGAQIQLTSDSLSLKKSDPQELKNKFTDPNTQLIRTYNDHRMAMSFAPLALVVKEIMMDDSSVVAKSYPRFWEDLKSVGFSVNLHP, encoded by the coding sequence ATCAGACTTAAGGCCACAAACACTATCGGACAAACTTCGTTGAGCTTATCCGGCTCCAAAAGTATCAGCAACCGGCTCCTTGTATTGAGTGCGCTCTTAAATTCTGATCAGACAGTTGAAAACCTTTCCACTTCCGAAGATACCCAACTTCTGCAAAAAGCCCTTCAACAAATCAAAGATCAAAATCAGGCTACGATCGATATACATCATGCTGGCACCGACATGCGCTTTCTTACCGCCTATCTTTCGGTTACTCCAGGTGAATGGATGCTTACTGGTTCAGAGCGCATGAAACAACGGCCTATTGGCGAACTGGTAACTGCTCTTAGAACACTTGGTGCTGAAATTAACTATCTTGAAAAAGAGAATTATCCTCCCTTGCTTATAAAAGGAAAAACTTTAAACGGCGGTGATATCGAAATCGAGAGCAGCGTGAGCAGTCAATTTATTTCAGCACTTCTTTTAATAGCCTGCAAATTTAAGAACGGCTTAAAGCTTAATCTGAAAGGAAAAACGGTTTCGCAACCTTATATTGATATGACAGTTGAACTCCTGAAACAAACCGGAATTCAGGTCTCGCAGAAAGAAAAAACCATCCAGGTAATTCCTTTTGATCATATACCTAAAGTTATGCCACAGTATTTCGTAGAATCAGACTGGTCTTCAGCTTCCTACTGGTATAGTATATGTGCCTTGTTGCCAGATTCAAAAATTGAACTAACTTATTTTCATCCAAAAAGCCTGCAAGCCGATTCAATTCTTCCTGAACTTTATAAAAACCTCGGTGTAAAAACTATTTTTAAAGAAAACGCCATCCTTCTTTCTTCAGAAACAGTTCTTGCTAAAGAGTTTTATTATGATTTTACTAATTGCCCGGATATTGCTCAAACTGTGGCGGTAACCTGTTTCGCTTTAGGTATAAGAGCTGAACTCACAGGTTTAAGCACATTAAAAGTGAAGGAAACAGATCGCCTTTTTGCTTTAAAAACTGAACTGGAAAAATTTGGAGCCCAAATACAACTAACGTCTGACTCACTAAGTCTTAAAAAATCTGATCCACAAGAATTAAAAAACAAATTTACTGATCCGAACACCCAACTAATTCGTACTTATAATGACCACAGAATGGCTATGAGCTTTGCTCCCTTAGCGCTGGTGGTTAAAGAAATTATGATGGACGATTCTTCTGTAGTAGCTAAATCTTATCCCAGGTTCTGGGAAGATTTGAAATCCGTGGGTTTTAGTGTAAATTTGCATCCTTAA
- the lpxK gene encoding tetraacyldisaccharide 4'-kinase — MPIAFLYGIITFFRNSLYDWRLLRERRFDIHTIGVGNLAVGGAGKTPLVEYLIRLLTVEDSQIATLSRGYKRKTKGYVLADENSTAEDIGDEPLMYKTKYNVQVAVDARRVNGIKNLMALKEKAPKIILLDDVFQHRSVRCGLNIVVSDYNNLYFKDMMLPAGTLREFKSGIIRADLIIISKTPERTSPVEIRNILKDIAPKAHQRVFFSYLKYGELYALDNKNKKLDTLNELFRYRVISFAGIANAQPMINYLKEYSAEVKHLPFSDHHEYTLKDLEDIERYYNSFEGGNKILVTTEKDLMRLKNPGLWDVAKRMNIYILPLEITFKDKEEELNELILKYVRTNRIYHQKYT; from the coding sequence ATGCCGATTGCATTTCTCTACGGCATCATTACTTTTTTTAGGAATAGTTTATACGACTGGCGACTTCTCAGAGAAAGACGTTTCGATATTCATACCATTGGGGTTGGAAACCTTGCTGTAGGTGGTGCGGGCAAAACTCCCCTTGTGGAATACCTGATCCGGTTACTAACCGTAGAAGATTCGCAGATAGCTACTTTAAGCCGCGGTTACAAGCGTAAAACAAAAGGCTATGTTTTGGCTGACGAAAATAGCACTGCCGAAGATATCGGTGATGAACCCCTGATGTACAAAACAAAGTACAATGTGCAGGTAGCTGTTGATGCAAGAAGGGTGAATGGCATTAAAAACCTGATGGCCTTAAAAGAAAAAGCACCGAAAATCATCTTGCTCGACGATGTTTTTCAGCACCGCTCTGTAAGATGTGGACTCAATATAGTGGTGAGCGATTACAACAATCTGTATTTTAAAGACATGATGCTTCCCGCAGGAACTTTACGGGAATTTAAGAGTGGGATTATTCGTGCAGATCTGATCATCATAAGTAAGACTCCCGAAAGGACCAGTCCTGTAGAAATAAGAAACATACTTAAAGATATTGCTCCTAAGGCGCACCAGCGTGTGTTCTTTAGTTATTTAAAGTACGGAGAACTTTATGCTTTAGATAACAAAAACAAAAAACTGGATACTCTGAACGAGTTGTTTCGTTACCGTGTGATTTCTTTCGCTGGTATTGCGAATGCCCAACCTATGATCAATTATCTGAAAGAATATTCTGCAGAAGTAAAACATTTACCTTTTTCTGATCATCACGAATATACCCTGAAAGATCTCGAAGATATTGAACGCTATTACAACAGTTTTGAGGGTGGAAATAAGATATTGGTGACTACTGAGAAAGATTTGATGCGCCTAAAAAATCCCGGACTTTGGGACGTGGCAAAACGCATGAACATTTATATCCTGCCTCTCGAAATTACATTTAAAGACAAGGAAGAAGAGTTGAATGAGCTTATTTTAAAGTATGTTAGAACAAATAGAATTTACCACCAAAAGTATACGTGA